In Mangifera indica cultivar Alphonso chromosome 1, CATAS_Mindica_2.1, whole genome shotgun sequence, a single genomic region encodes these proteins:
- the LOC123212676 gene encoding protein yippee-like: MGRLFFITLEGRIYSCKHCHVHLGVAEDIISKSFHCRHGKAYLFDKVVNITVGEKEERMMMTGLHTVVDICCVGCGSIVGWKYETAQEKAQKYKEGKYILERFKVLGPDGSNYLGSPEGQVGGSDEDVV, encoded by the exons ATGGGGAGACTGTTTTTTATTACTCTTGAAGGAAGAATTTATAGCTGTAAGCACTGCCATGTCCATCTCGGTGTCGCTGAGGACATCATTTCTAAG TCTTTCCACTGCAGGCATGGAAAAGCTTATCTATTTGATAAGGT TGTGAACATCACAGTTGGTGAGAAGGAAGAGCGAATGATGATGACTGGATTGCACACTGTTGTTGACATTTGCTGTGTTGGCTGTGGCTCAATTGTAGGGTGGAAATAT GAAACTGCACAAGAGAAGGCTCAGAAATACAAAGAAGGAAAATACATTCTTGAAAG ATTTAAGGTGTTAGGTCCTGATGGAAGCAATTATTTGGGCAGTCCAGAAGGCCAAGTTGGTGGAAGTGATGAAGATGTTGTCTGA
- the LOC123216561 gene encoding zonadhesin-like — protein sequence MVMKERDEELALFLEMRRREKEKSNLNLLVHSSEDVNSNSTPLAPNNGGSPISKILSSVPTRKTAADNFLNSENDKSDYDWLLTPPGTPLFPSLETMESQKTKMRQIGMSNARPTALKTRLPNLQEEPASRSAVASKDPTVPSRLNSSGIANRRPSSSGGRTSATRAATPTRQPTLTTTAKPSRPLTPTSRATLPSSKPVASAVRSSTPTVRSSTPSRSTARSSTPTARPTAAAPKLVPRSATPTSRSTSRSATPTRRPSAPSSAPSVSAPPVRSSTVSKSGSTTSKNPVPSRGTSPTVKSRPWKPSEMPGFSLDAPPNLKTSLPERPASASRGRPGTQSNQLSSVEANSNGRRRQQSCSPSRVRTSSGSGSSIPFVRKANASSSDDVNPILMGTKMVERVVNMRKLVPPKQDNKGSGHNNSAGKSSSSLDSSGFGRSLSKKSLDMALRHMDIRRSIQGNLRPLMTNIPASSMYSVRSGSTKSVSDSPLATRSNASSEPSVNNNFSCLDDIEMECSNDFGSERGNSSPTSQRGR from the exons ATGGTGATGAAAGAAAGAGACGAAGAGCTGGCCTTGTTTCTTGAAATGAGGAGGCGCGAGAAGGAGAAGAGTAATCTTAATCTTCTTGTTCACAGCTCTGAAGATGTCAACAGTAACAGTACTCCTCTAG CTCCTAATAATGGAGGATCTCCTATATCGAAGATTTTGTCGTCTGTTCCGACTCGGAAGACAGCTgctgataattttttgaattcgGAGAATGATAAATCTGATTATGATTG GCTTCTTACACCACCTGGTACTCCACTGTTTCCTTCTTTGGAGACGATGGAATCACAGAAAACAAAAATGCGTCAAATTGGAATGTCTAATGCTCGTCCAACTGCTTTGAAAACAAGG TTACCTAATCTTCAGGAAGAACCTGCTTCAAGAAGTGCTGTAGCATCCAAGGATCCAACTGTGCCGTCTAGACTAAACTCTTCTGGTATTGCCAACAGGAGGCCGTCATCATCTGGTGGTCGAACTTCTGCCACTAGAGCTGCAACACCAACCAGGCAGCCAACTTTAACCACAACAGCTAAGCCTTCAAGACCCTTAACTCCTACTTCAAGGGCCACCTTGCCCTCCTCTAAACCGGTTGCTTCTGCAGTGAGATCCTCAACTCCTACTGTGAGATCCTCAACTCCTAGTAGATCTACTGCACGCTCTTCAACACCAACTGCTAGGCCCACTGCAGCAGCTCCTAAACTAGTACCAAGATCGGCAACTCCAACTTCTAGATCAACATCAAGATCTGCAACACCAACTCGTCGACCGTCAGCCCCTTCCAGTGCACCTAGTGTATCTGCTCCTCCTGTTCGTTCTTCTACAGTATCAAAGTCAGGTTCTACAACTTCGAAAAATCCTGTTCCATCACGTGGCACTTCTCCAACGGTAAAATCTAGGCCTTGGAAACCTTCTGAGATGCCTGGTTTCTCACTTGACGCTCCACCAAATCTAAAGACATCATTGCCTGAGCGGCCAGCTTCAGCTTCTCGGGGCAGGCCAGGGACACAGAGTAACCAATTGTCTTCTGTGGAGGCCAATTCTAACGGAAGACGCAGACAACAGTCTTGCTCTCCTTCAAGAGTAAGGACTTCAAGTGGTAGTGGGAGTTCCATTCCTTTTGTGCGTAAAGCAAATGCTAGTAGTAGTGATGATGTGAATCCAATACTAATGGGAACCAAAATGGTTGAAAGAGTGGTAAACATGCGAAAACTGGTACCACCAAAGCAAGACAACAAAGGCTCTGGCCATAATAATTCTGCTGGGAAATCATCCTCATCTCTTGATAGCTCTGGCTTCGGAAGATCACTCTCAAAGAAATCCCTTGACATGGCTTTGCGACACATG GATATAAGAAGAAGCATTCAAGGTAATCTACGGCCTCTAATGACAAACATTCCAGCTTCATCTATGTATAGTGTGAGATCGGGTTCCACAAAGAGTGTTTCAGATTCACCTCTTGCCACAAGAAGCAATGCTAGCTCTGAACCCAGTGTCAACAACAATTTCTCTTGTTTAGATGATATTGAAATGGAATGCAGCAACGATTTTGGAAGTGAGAGAGGAAACTCATCTCCAACAAGCCAGCGTGGTAGGTAA